In Ostrea edulis chromosome 4, xbOstEdul1.1, whole genome shotgun sequence, a single window of DNA contains:
- the LOC125670048 gene encoding uncharacterized protein LOC125670048, whose product MFTTKPTSINDRDTMCRKNKKDMNLKFIVVGDSGIGKTTLVESYCLCHGKENISRSNNLLYYQHTISNKDGDWNLKIFDTAGQERYRSVTSSYYRGAQGAIIAFDLSQETSFVNLENWYNDMLNVCSSSEISVTLLGIQRESREKVVSTDRAQKFAEYLDLPYVEVSLNLQTEINEVFDNLAKTVVQRIQSREPVASMSTLTTTNLSRLVIKAESKVGCNCC is encoded by the exons ATGTTTACAACAAAACCAACGTCCATTAACGACAGAGACACTATGtgtagaaaaaacaaaaaagacatGAATCTGAAATTCATCGTGGTAGGGGATTCTGGGATCGGAAAGACAACGCTGGTGGAGAGCTACTGTCTTTGTCATGGCAAAGAGAACATCAGCAGAAGCAACAATCTGCTGTACTATCAACACACAATCTCCAACAAAGACGGGGACTGGAATCTCAAAATATTTGATACTGCAG GACAGGAGAGGTACAGAAGTGTGACATCATCATACTACAGGGGGGCCCAGGGCGCCATCATTGCGTTTGATCTCTCTCAGGAAACATCTTTCGTTAATCTTGAGAACTG GTACAACGACATGCTGAATGTCTGCAGCAGCAGTGAAATATCGGTAACTCTCCTAGGAATCCAGCGAGAATCTCGTGAAAAAGTCGTCTCTACTGACCGGGCGCAAAAATTCGCAGAATATCTCGATTTACCGTACGTTGAAGTGAGCTTGAATTTACAAACTGAAATCAACGAAGTCTTTGACAATTTGGCAAAAACTGTTGTGCAAAGAATTCAATCCAGAGAACCCGTGGCCAGCATGTCAACGTTGACGACGACAAACCTTTCCAGGCTCGTTATAAAGGCGGAGTCTAAAGTTGGGTGTAACTGTTGTTAG